The following is a genomic window from Longimicrobiaceae bacterium.
TGGGGAGGCCGATCCAGTTGGCGCGCGCCCCGGTGGCGACGATGACTGCATCGGCGTCGATCCAGTCGCCGTAGTTCGGCTTCAGCCGATGCGGCGAGCCGGAGAAGTCGACCTCGACGATGTTCTCCATGAGGGCGCGGGTGCCGAACCGCACCGCCTGCTCCTTCATCCGGTCCATCAGCTCCTGGCCTCCGATGCCCTCCGGGAAGCCCGGGAAGTTCTCGATGTCGGTGGTCCACATGAGCTGCCCGCCGGGGATCATCTCGCGCGACGGCTCGCCCTCGTACACGACGGGGTCGAGGTTGGCGCGGGCGGCGTACACGGCCGCGGTCCACGCCGCGGGGCCGGAGCCGATGATCACCAGCGATTCGCGCTTCCGTTCCGACATGGTCTCCATCTCCGGGTCTCCTGGATCGGTTCCGACGCTGAATCGAATATAACGGGGCGTCCGGGCCTGCTGCCAGCGGAATTCGCCCCCATCCGGACGAAGCCTTCCGCCGTCAGCCGTTGCCGGCTCCCTGCTCCGCCACCGGCACCTCCGCCCGCACGCGGGTCCCCTGGCCGGGGCTGCTGCGGATCTCCACCCGGCCGCCCAGGTAGGCGGCACGCTCCTGCATGCCGAAGAGGCCCAGCCCCTTCCGCTCGCCCGCCATGACGCCGGCCACGTCGAAGCCGCCGCCGTCGTCCTCCACGTCCACGAGCACGGCGCTGGGGGCGCGCGCCACGCGGACCGTGGCGTGGGTGGCGCCGGCGTGGCGGACCACGTTCGAGAGAGCCTCCTGCACGATGCGATAGAGCGCCAGCTCGGCCTCGGGGGTGAGCACCTCGTCCAGCGGGTCGGCCTCCACGCGGATGGCGATCCCCACGCTCTCCGCCAGGTGGCGCGCGTGCGACTCGATGGCGGGGCCCAGCCCCAGCTCGTCCAGCGCGGGGGGGCGCAGCCCGCGCGCGAAGCGGCGGATCCCCTCCAGCGACTCGCCGATCTCTCCGCGCATCTCCTCCAGCAGCGCGTCCAGCGCCTCCGGGTCCTGCGAGTTGCGGACGATACGCACGCGGATGAGCAGGGCGGCCAGCATCTGCGCGGTCTCGTCGTGCAGCTCCCGCGCGATCCGCTTCCGCTCCTCCTCGGCGGCGGTGAGGGCGCGCACCGCCACGTCGCGCAGGCGCTGCCGGTAGACCGCCACGGTGTCCAGCATTCCATTGAAGGTGCGCGTCAGGCGGTCCAGCTCCCGGTCGGCCACGGGGGAGCGGGGGGCGCGCGCGTCCAGGTTGCCGGCGAGCACCTGCGCCGCGGCGCGCTCCAGGAGCTTCAGGGGCGAGAGGGCGAGGCGCAGGATCAGCGCGTTCACCAGCACGCTGAGCACCAGGCCGCCGAGCACGAGGAGCCCCACCAGGTCGAGGGTGGACCGGTGCGGCGCGGCGCGCACGTACGAGGCGGTCACCCAGGTGCCGGCCACGGTGCCCAGCACCACGATCAGCGCGTTGGCGATCAGGATCTTGTAGAAGAGCGGGATGCGCAGCAGCGCCCGCAGCGGTCCGCCGGGAGGGGCCGGGTCCGGGACGGGGGCGCCGGGGCGCGGGGTGTCTTCGGGGAGGGGCGGTCCGTCGTTCGGGGCGTCGGGCATGTGCGGCGTGGGTCCGCGTGGAGGCCGGAGGGCCCGCGGCGGAGCCCCCTCCAAGCTACCGCTCCCGCGGACCGGCGGCTATCCCCCCGTGGCGCCTTCCTCCGGCTGGTCGCGGGCTACGCCGCCACAACGGGACGGGACTCGCGGTCCGCCAGCAGGGCGACGATCCGCTCCAGGTGCCGCTGGTCCGTCTCGTCGAAGGCGGCCGGGATGGTGCTGTCCACGTCGAGCACGGCGATCAGCTCGCCCGCGGCGTCGAGCACCGGCACCACGATCTCGGATGCCGAGGCGGCGTCGCAGGCGATGTGGCCGGGGAAGGCGTGCACGTCCGGCACGACCACCGTCCGCCGTTCCGCGGCCGAGGTCCCGCACACCCCCCGCCCGAAGCGGATGCGCAGGCACCCCATCGTGCCCTGGTACGGCCCCACCAGGAGCTCGTCCGCCGAGATTCGGCGGTAGAAGCCGGTCCAGAAGTAGTACGGGAAGGCGTTGTGGAGGAGGCAGGCGACCGTCGCCATCCCAGCCAGCAGGTCCGGCTCTCCCTGGAGCACGGCCTCGATCTGCGCGCCCACCTCGGAGTAGCGCGCTTCCTTCTCCTCCGCGGACAGCCGCAGCTCCCCGGTCCGGTCCGCGACCAGCGTGTACTCTGCCATAACTTCGTCCGTGTCGGAGGTGGGGTCGGTGCCTCCCCACCGGGCGGGGGGCACTTGCTCCCTGCGGAGAACCCCGTCGGAGGGCGACGGTTCCCGTAGTCGGGTCCGAACAGGATTGCGATGCGTGTCCCGGGGGATCATATTGCATCCTGGCCGGAAGTAATCTGCAAGCGGACGCTGCGTGCGCCCCTGCCCCCGGCCGCCCACCCTCTGCAGGAGAAACTGCCATGTCCCGTATCCACCGATTCGCGGCCGCGTTCGTGTTCGCCGCCGCCATCGCGGGGTCGCTCGCCTTCGGCGCGACGCAGGCGCTCGCTACCCCCCCGGTCGCGGAGGTCAGGGCCTGCAACGACGACTACTGCGCGTACCTGTGCGGCGGCCTGGGATACTGCCGCGGTCAGGCCTGCGCCTGCTACTGAGCCCTTCGGCAGCAGACGGCGCAGTGGCGGAGTCCGTAGTCCCCTCGCCCTCCGCGTCCTCCCAGCGCGCGAGAAAAGCCCCTCTCCCGCATGCGGGGGAGGGGTTTGGGGAGGGGGCCGTGTCAGTCCTCGTCGCGCGACTCCCGGGTGTAGCGCCGCATCAGCGGTGTCACGGTGACCCCGTGCAGGAAGATGGATGCGACCACGGTCGCCAGCATGACCGCCGTCAGCCGCTCCGCCACGTCGCCCGGGACGCCGTGCTCGATGGCGAAGGTGAGATAGTAGACGGAGCCGATCCCGCGGATCCCGAACCAGGAGATCAGCCGCCGCCGCGCGGGCGAGGTGTCCGATCCCGCCAGCCCCACCACCACCGCCACGGGGCGGATCACCAGGAAGAGGAGCGGGACGAACCAGAACACGTGCACGGACAGGTAGCTCTGCGAGAGCATCCCCCCCAGGAGCACCACCACTCCCACCGTCCCGATGCGCTCGAGCTGCTCGCTGAAGGCCAGCACCGCCTGCGCCATGTACGCGGGCGCCTTCTCCGGGTCGGTGGCGACCTCCACCACGTCCTCGGCCTCGGCGGCGAGCTCCACGTCGGGCGGGGGGCGGTGCTCCCCGGTGTGCTTCCGCTCGATGCGGCGCAGCGCCAGGCCCGCCGCGAACACCGCCAGGAAGCCGTAAGTGTGCACCAGGAGCGCCGTCCCATAGGAGAGCGCGATGAGCCCCAGCCCCAGGAAGTCGTCCAGCCCCACCGCCTCCTTGTGCTCGCTGCGCAGGTAAAGGATGAAGCGGCCCACCGCCATCCCCATCGCCGTCCCCACGGCCAGGCCGCCCACGATGGCCCAGAGCACGTCCACGGCCAGCCAGCGCCACCCCCACTCCCCCATCTCGTGCAGCCCGAGCAGGCCCAGCCCCAGCATCACGAACGGGAAGGCGGTGCCGTCGTTGAGCCCGGCCTCGCCGGTGAGGCTGAAGCGAAGCCGGTCGCGGTCAGTGGGGTGCTCCACCTGTACGTCGGAGGCGAGCACCGGGTCGGTGGGGGCGAGCACCGCGCCCAGGAGGACCGCCGCGCCCAGCGGGAGCCCCATCCCCCACACCCCGGCCGCGGCGATCAGCCCCACCGTCACCGTCATGGAGACGAACGCCAGCCGCACCGGCACCTGCCAGCGCCGGTCGGCCAGGGGGGTGCGGAGCTTGAGGCCGGCGGAGAAGAGGGAGATGATCACCGCCACCTCGGTGATGCGCTCCAGCAGCGCGGCCTGGCCCACCGGGTCCACGTAGAACAGGTCCAGCACGGCGGGGCCGATCAGCACCCCCGCCATCAGGTACACCATGGCGACGGAGAGCGGGAGCCGCTGGAACACCGAGCCGGACACTGCGAGCAGCACCAGCAGCGCGCCGGTGACCAGGAACCAGGCGATCGCGGTCACGGCCCCCCTCGGTGCACGGGGAAGGGGGCCGGACCCCTCCGGTCCGACCCCCTCGCGCTCCCGGCCGGCATCCCGGCTACGGCGTCAGGACGACCTTGATGCACTCGTCCTGCTTCTTCTTGAAGATCTCGTAGCCGTGCGGCGCCTGGTCCAGCGGGAGCCGGTGCGTGATGACGAAGCTGGGGTCGATCTCCCCGCGCTGGATCCGCTCCAGGAGCGGACCCATGTACGCCTGCATGTGGGTCTGCCCGGTGCGGATGGTGAGCCCCTTGTTCATGAGGGCGCCCAGGGGGATCTTGTCCACCACACCGCCGTACACGCCGGGGATGGAGACCGTCCCGCCCTTGCGGACCGACTGGATCGCCTGCCGCAGGGCGATGGGGCGCCCCGTCTCCATCCGCGTGGCCTGCTTGGCCCGGTCGTACCACCACTCCAGCCCGACTCCGTGCGCCTCCATCCCCACCGCGTCGATGCAGGCGTCCGGTCCGCGCCCGCCGGTCATCTCGCGCAGGGCATCGGTGATGTCCAGAAGCCCGCCGACCTCCTCGTAGTTCAACACCTCCGCGCCCCCCTCGCCGGCCATGCGCAGGCGCTCGGGGAAGCGGTCGATGGCGATCACGCGCCCCGCGCCCAGCATCAGCGCGCTGCGGATGGCGAACTGTCCCACGGGGCCGCACCCCCACACCGCGATGGTGTCGCCCTGCTGGATGTTGCAGTACTCCGCGGCCATGTAGCCGGTGGGGAAGATGTCCGTGAGGAACACCACCTGCTCGTCCGGCATCCCGTCGGGGATCTTGAGCGGCCCCGAGTCCGCGTAGGGCACGCGCGCGTACTCCGCCTGCCCGCCCGCGTACCCGCCCGTGAGGTGGGAGTAGCCGTAGAGCCCCGCCGTGCTGTGGCCGAAGACCTTCTCCGCGAGGTTGGCGTTGGTGTTTGAGTTGTCGCACAGCGACCACAGGTCGCGCTTGCAGAAGAAGCAGCTCCCGCACGAGATGGTGAAGGGCACCACCACCCGGTCGCCCACGCGCAGCTTCTTCACCTCCGGCCCCACCTCCACCACCTCGCCCATGAACTCGTGCCCCAGGATGTCCCCGGGCTGCATGAAGGGGATGTAGCCGTCGTACAGGTGGAGGTCGGACCCGCAGATGCACGTCGTGGTGATCTTCACGATGGCGTCCCGGGGGTTCAGGATCTTCGGGTCGGGGACGTTCTCCACGCCCACGTTGTTGGGACCCTGCCAGCAGAGTGCTCTCATTGCGCCGCTCCTGCGAGAGGTGGTTCCGTTTCGCGAAGGCGTCCGGGTCCGCCCCGGCCGCCCGTGTCGTCGTTCGGCCGGCCGCGGCCGCCGCGGAGCGCCACGCCCCACGCAGCCACCAGCGCCATCTCCGCCGCCGCGTCCAGCAGGTACACGGGGGGGATGCGCCGCCGGGCGACGTACACCCCGTCCACCGCGGCCAGCGCCGCCGCGCACCCGGCTCCCACCAGCGCCAGCTCCGGGGTGGTCCGGCCGCGGGCGCCCGCGTACGCCAGCGCCCCGCCCACCGCCGTGACCAGCGCGCCGACGGTCTTCACCAGCCAGACGTCGGTCTTCGGCCCGGTCACCGCCTGGAAGGAGTCGGCGTCCACGATGGACCAGACGCCCGTGGCGGCGTAGAAGAGCCCCTGCGCGACCCCCACCCGGTCGGGCGCGGTCCGGGTGGTCAATCGTCCCTCCCCCGGCAGGAGGGCTGCCCCTCCGTCGTGGGGATCTCGCCGCTCTCCACGAGCGCCTTGAAGCGGCGCAGGTCCTGGCGGGCCATCTGCTCCGGGACCTCGTGGAAGACGTTGGCGATGGCCGCGCCCACGGCTCCGAGCGGCGGATCGAACTCGATCTCGTAGGTGACCACCGTCTCCTCGCCGCGCGAGTCGGTGCGGAAGGTGACGGAGCCGCGGTTCGGGAGCGGCGCCCCCTCCGCCGACCGCCAGGCGATGCGCTCGCCCTCCCGCTCTTCCGTGACCTCGGCGGCCCACTCCCAGGTGCGGCCCATGGGCGCGCTCATCGTCCAGTGCGCGCGCGTGGGCGACTCCGCGCGGACGGACTCGATGCGCGTCATGAAGCGGGGAAGGTTGCCGGGCTCCCGCCAGAAGCGGTACAGCTCCGCAGCGGGCCGGGCCACCGTGAGCGAGGTTCGCACCGTCACCGTGCTGTCGAAGGTGGACACCCGCTCGGGCGCGCCGATCCGCCGGCCGGTGTCGTCCCGCGCGCTGCTCAGCCCCAGACCGCCGTAGACGGAGCAGTGGCCCGTCACGCCGCGCTGCACCAGCGCCGCCCCCGCAGCCGCCGCCAGCATCCCGCCGATGCCGCCGCGCTTGAGCCCGGCCAGCGCCAGGATTCCGCCGCCAGCCACCGAGGCCAGGCGCTCGGGCCCGCCCACGTTCTGGTGCGTGCCCTCCTCCTGCCCGCCTCCCGCTTCCCGCGTCCGCTCCGCGCGGACGGTGGGGGATTCCAGCGTCGTCGCCATGTCGTGTCCCTCCGGATGGGGTGCCTCAGATCTCGGGGGGTAAGGTGGGCGTGCAAGACGTGTTCCCGGCGGGGCTTGTGTGTCCGTAGATTGTCCAACGTGTACGCCGGGCGCGCATCCCTCACGCGACGGCGCCCCCGCCGGGATCTCCCGGCGGGGGCGCCGCTCCGCACCTCCCACTTCGCACCTCGCACTCCCGCCCGCACTCACCTCCCCCAGCGCACCCCCACCGTCACCGCGCGTCCGGGCGCCGGCTGCCCGACGACGTCCAGGTACGCCTCGCCGAGCAGGTTCTGCGCGTCCAGGAACACCTCCGTCCGGCCCGCTGTCCAGCGCAGGCGCGCTTCGGCCAGGAGGTGGGCGTCCTCGCCCGTGCGGCGGACGCGGCGCGCGCGGGCGGCCAGGCCCAGGCCGCCGGGG
Proteins encoded in this region:
- a CDS encoding zinc-dependent alcohol dehydrogenase codes for the protein MRALCWQGPNNVGVENVPDPKILNPRDAIVKITTTCICGSDLHLYDGYIPFMQPGDILGHEFMGEVVEVGPEVKKLRVGDRVVVPFTISCGSCFFCKRDLWSLCDNSNTNANLAEKVFGHSTAGLYGYSHLTGGYAGGQAEYARVPYADSGPLKIPDGMPDEQVVFLTDIFPTGYMAAEYCNIQQGDTIAVWGCGPVGQFAIRSALMLGAGRVIAIDRFPERLRMAGEGGAEVLNYEEVGGLLDITDALREMTGGRGPDACIDAVGMEAHGVGLEWWYDRAKQATRMETGRPIALRQAIQSVRKGGTVSIPGVYGGVVDKIPLGALMNKGLTIRTGQTHMQAYMGPLLERIQRGEIDPSFVITHRLPLDQAPHGYEIFKKKQDECIKVVLTP
- a CDS encoding ATP-binding protein, whose product is MPDAPNDGPPLPEDTPRPGAPVPDPAPPGGPLRALLRIPLFYKILIANALIVVLGTVAGTWVTASYVRAAPHRSTLDLVGLLVLGGLVLSVLVNALILRLALSPLKLLERAAAQVLAGNLDARAPRSPVADRELDRLTRTFNGMLDTVAVYRQRLRDVAVRALTAAEEERKRIARELHDETAQMLAALLIRVRIVRNSQDPEALDALLEEMRGEIGESLEGIRRFARGLRPPALDELGLGPAIESHARHLAESVGIAIRVEADPLDEVLTPEAELALYRIVQEALSNVVRHAGATHATVRVARAPSAVLVDVEDDGGGFDVAGVMAGERKGLGLFGMQERAAYLGGRVEIRSSPGQGTRVRAEVPVAEQGAGNG
- a CDS encoding sodium:proton antiporter: MTAIAWFLVTGALLVLLAVSGSVFQRLPLSVAMVYLMAGVLIGPAVLDLFYVDPVGQAALLERITEVAVIISLFSAGLKLRTPLADRRWQVPVRLAFVSMTVTVGLIAAAGVWGMGLPLGAAVLLGAVLAPTDPVLASDVQVEHPTDRDRLRFSLTGEAGLNDGTAFPFVMLGLGLLGLHEMGEWGWRWLAVDVLWAIVGGLAVGTAMGMAVGRFILYLRSEHKEAVGLDDFLGLGLIALSYGTALLVHTYGFLAVFAAGLALRRIERKHTGEHRPPPDVELAAEAEDVVEVATDPEKAPAYMAQAVLAFSEQLERIGTVGVVVLLGGMLSQSYLSVHVFWFVPLLFLVIRPVAVVVGLAGSDTSPARRRLISWFGIRGIGSVYYLTFAIEHGVPGDVAERLTAVMLATVVASIFLHGVTVTPLMRRYTRESRDED
- a CDS encoding SRPBCC family protein codes for the protein MATTLESPTVRAERTREAGGGQEEGTHQNVGGPERLASVAGGGILALAGLKRGGIGGMLAAAAGAALVQRGVTGHCSVYGGLGLSSARDDTGRRIGAPERVSTFDSTVTVRTSLTVARPAAELYRFWREPGNLPRFMTRIESVRAESPTRAHWTMSAPMGRTWEWAAEVTEEREGERIAWRSAEGAPLPNRGSVTFRTDSRGEETVVTYEIEFDPPLGAVGAAIANVFHEVPEQMARQDLRRFKALVESGEIPTTEGQPSCRGRDD
- a CDS encoding GAF domain-containing protein, whose protein sequence is MAEYTLVADRTGELRLSAEEKEARYSEVGAQIEAVLQGEPDLLAGMATVACLLHNAFPYYFWTGFYRRISADELLVGPYQGTMGCLRIRFGRGVCGTSAAERRTVVVPDVHAFPGHIACDAASASEIVVPVLDAAGELIAVLDVDSTIPAAFDETDQRHLERIVALLADRESRPVVAA